The following coding sequences are from one Scomber scombrus chromosome 20, fScoSco1.1, whole genome shotgun sequence window:
- the tagln3b gene encoding transgelin-3b, translated as MANRGPSYGLSREVQEKIDLKYDPDLEQRLVDWIVAQCGGNMEKPQPGKQNFQLWLMDGTILCRLINSLYPRGKEPIKKIPETQMAFKQMEKISQFLQASESYGVTSTDIFQTVDLWEGKDMAAVQRTLMALGSVAVTKDDGHYRGDRDWFRRKAQGYRRDFTEEQLRQGQSLIGLQMGSNRGASQSGMTGYGMHRQIM; from the exons ATGGCGAACAGGGGGCCCAGTTATGGACTGAGCCGGGAGGTGCAGGAGAAGATTGATCTGAAGTATGACCCCGACCTGGAGCAGCGTTTGGTGGACTGGATAGTAGCGCAGTGTGGAGGAAACATGGAGAAGCCGCAGCCGGGCAAGCAGAACTTCCAGTTATGGCTGATGGATGGAACG ATTCTCTGTAGGCTCATCAACAGCCTTTATCCAAGGGGGAAGGAGCCCATCAAGAAGATCCCAGAGACTCAGATGGCCTTTAAACAAATGGAGAAGATATCTCAGTTCCTGCAAGCCTCAGAAAGTTATGGAGTCACATCAACTGACATATTTCAAACTGTAGACCTCTGGGAAG GAAAGGACATGGCAGCAGTTCAAAGAACCCTAATGGCTCTGGGGAGTGTTGCTGTCACGAAGGACGATGGTCATTACAGAGGTGACCGAGACTGGTTCCGCAG gAAAGCCCAGGGGTATCGACGAGATTTCACTGAAGAGCAGCTGCGGCAAGGCCAGAGTTTGATCGGCCTGCAGATGGGCAGCAACCGCGGAGCTTCCCAATCTGGCATGACGGGCTATGGTATGCACCGTCAGATCATGTAG